A section of the Corynebacterium auris genome encodes:
- a CDS encoding GtrA family protein: MTPTRTTAPPTRGGSTALTMRLRAGFKEFVRFGIVGGSGVVVNLLIFYVTKKLLENGFATHESDVFFNLFGTRWNVRWYHVLSTIAFVVANLWNYQLNRSWTFRDVPKRSWLQGFFPFLATGLGAFLVSLVFLTLFMNPTSPIALPSAIFDDSTGLRTKSYWAQALATLIAMPANFLINKFWVFGRPKVAPLERVM, translated from the coding sequence ATGACGCCGACCCGCACGACCGCCCCGCCCACCCGCGGCGGGAGCACTGCCTTGACGATGCGCCTGCGCGCCGGGTTCAAGGAGTTCGTCCGCTTCGGCATCGTTGGCGGCTCCGGGGTGGTGGTCAACCTCCTGATCTTCTACGTGACCAAGAAGCTGCTCGAAAACGGCTTTGCCACCCACGAGAGCGACGTGTTCTTTAACCTCTTTGGCACCCGCTGGAACGTGCGCTGGTACCACGTGCTGTCCACGATCGCTTTCGTCGTGGCAAACCTGTGGAACTACCAGCTCAACAGGTCGTGGACCTTCCGGGACGTGCCCAAGCGGTCCTGGTTGCAGGGCTTCTTTCCGTTCCTCGCAACGGGCCTCGGGGCCTTCTTGGTCTCCCTCGTCTTTCTCACCCTGTTTATGAACCCGACGTCGCCGATCGCGCTGCCGAGTGCAATTTTCGACGACTCCACCGGCCTTCGCACCAAGTCCTACTGGGCCCAAGCCCTCGCGACGCTGATCGCCATGCCGGCGAACTTCCTCATCAACAAGTTCTGGGTGTTCGGCAGGCCCAAGGTCGCGCCCCTCGAGCGGGTTATGTAG
- the mshB gene encoding N-acetyl-1-D-myo-inositol-2-amino-2-deoxy-alpha-D-glucopyranoside deacetylase, translating into MQRDLEGYRVVAVHAHPDDESISTGGALADLSRRGADVLVVTCTLGEEGEVIGSTYGQLVADAADQLGGFRIHELHAALAALGVRGVFLGGAGRFRDSGMAGSAASRNPRAFVNSGQEAVEELAEIFAAERPHLVITYDPHGGYGHPDHIRAHEIAHAAAEKTGVPRLVWAARLRSELEGGLPAEAPRGWRLPEPGELDAVDATDTWVELDDATYGAKVAAMRAHATQIWIGDGSTSVTNPEPAVAGGALTAYALSNLITQVITRREHYRTGAGLPLVPGGGLLEGVRK; encoded by the coding sequence ATCCAGCGCGACCTCGAGGGCTACCGGGTGGTGGCGGTTCACGCCCACCCGGACGACGAGTCGATTTCGACCGGCGGCGCCCTCGCCGACCTGTCCCGGCGCGGCGCCGACGTGCTCGTGGTTACCTGCACGCTCGGCGAGGAGGGGGAGGTGATCGGCTCGACCTACGGCCAGCTCGTCGCCGACGCCGCCGACCAGCTCGGCGGCTTCCGCATCCACGAGCTGCACGCCGCGCTTGCGGCCCTCGGCGTGCGCGGCGTCTTCCTCGGCGGCGCCGGGCGCTTCCGCGATAGCGGGATGGCAGGCTCCGCGGCGAGCCGGAACCCGCGGGCCTTCGTCAACTCCGGCCAGGAGGCGGTGGAGGAGCTTGCGGAGATCTTCGCCGCCGAACGCCCGCACCTCGTGATCACCTACGACCCCCACGGCGGCTACGGCCACCCCGATCACATCCGCGCCCACGAGATTGCGCACGCCGCGGCCGAAAAAACCGGGGTTCCGCGGCTGGTGTGGGCCGCCCGTCTGCGCTCCGAGCTGGAGGGGGGGTTGCCGGCCGAGGCGCCGCGGGGCTGGCGCCTGCCGGAGCCGGGGGAGCTCGACGCGGTGGACGCCACGGATACCTGGGTGGAACTCGACGACGCCACCTACGGGGCGAAGGTTGCTGCGATGCGCGCTCACGCTACCCAGATCTGGATCGGCGACGGCTCCACCTCGGTCACAAACCCCGAGCCGGCCGTGGCGGGCGGCGCGCTCACCGCCTACGCGCTGTCGAACCTGATCACCCAGGTGATCACGCGCCGCGAGCACTACCGCACCGGGGCGGGCCTGCCCCTGGTGCCCGGAGGCGGACTGCTCGAGGGGGTGCGCAAGTGA
- a CDS encoding Rv1157c family protein translates to MPHRHARRLPRLAAAATALALALAGAPSAAAHSSTPLLDELGRPTQPVIDAVNHFADQPFVPDSVADALRAAMDFYGGGDQIGGPDLPEDAPHFAQFFWPTVSLNCIGPGLHSTASAIAVPGPAEIPAPGAPAGHAAFVFTALGTPPASVEQNGMNVYWVNVSTGRTGVTPLGNNGINPAGPATLSGTADTGPGHVLAAVAGAVRTTGNTCLFAPTAASFIVR, encoded by the coding sequence GTGCCCCACCGCCACGCCCGCCGCCTGCCCCGCCTCGCCGCCGCAGCGACCGCCCTCGCTCTCGCCCTGGCCGGCGCTCCGAGCGCGGCGGCCCACTCCAGCACTCCCCTCCTCGACGAGCTCGGCCGCCCTACCCAGCCGGTGATCGACGCAGTCAACCACTTCGCCGACCAGCCCTTCGTCCCAGACTCGGTGGCGGACGCACTGCGCGCCGCAATGGACTTCTACGGCGGTGGCGACCAGATCGGAGGCCCTGACCTGCCCGAAGACGCGCCGCACTTTGCCCAATTCTTCTGGCCCACTGTTTCGCTCAACTGCATCGGACCCGGTTTGCACTCCACGGCCTCCGCCATCGCCGTGCCCGGCCCCGCCGAGATCCCGGCCCCCGGCGCCCCGGCCGGCCACGCCGCCTTCGTCTTCACGGCGCTGGGCACCCCGCCCGCCTCCGTGGAGCAGAACGGAATGAACGTGTACTGGGTGAACGTTTCCACCGGGCGCACCGGCGTAACGCCTCTAGGTAACAACGGGATAAACCCAGCAGGACCGGCAACCCTGTCAGGGACTGCGGACACGGGCCCAGGCCACGTTCTCGCCGCTGTGGCGGGAGCAGTCCGCACGACCGGCAATACCTGCCTTTTCGCCCCGACCGCCGCTAGTTTCATCGTGAGGTAA
- the typA gene encoding translational GTPase TypA produces MSHPEFRNVAIVAHVDHGKTTLVNAMLEQSGVFGDHGEHGDRVMDSGELESERGITILAKNTAIRRAGKGKDGRDLVINVIDTPGHADFGGEVERGLSMVDGVVLLIDASEGPLPQTRFVLGKALEAKKPVIICVNKTDRPDARIDEVVEEAQDLLLELGAGLEDPEAAEAAENLLELPVLYTSGRAGRASLTNPGNGQLPDNDDLQPLFDVIYDVLPEPSADLDAPFQAQVTNLDSSSFLGRIALIRVYRGSVKKGDTVAWVHYDADGEQQVKNVKIAELLVTEGLDRVPATGEVVAGDIAAVSGIGEIMIGDTLADVDNVEALPRITVDDPAISMTIGVNTSPMAGRNGGDKLTARLIKARLEQELIGNVSIKVLPTDRPDAWEVQGRGEMALTVLIETMRREGFELTVGKPQVVTKEVDGKVYEPYDHMIIDVPAEHQGAVTQLLATRKGQMTAMSNAGSGDWVRMEFDVPARGLIGFRTTFLTETRGAGIANSYSIEHRPWAGEIKGRPTGSLVADRSGQVTAYALQQLADRGDFFVEPGAETYEGMVVGANTRDEDMDINITKEKKLTNMRSATADATVTLAKARTLSLDEAIEFCDEDECVEVAPEAMRVRKIILNSTERGRARSRAKQMNK; encoded by the coding sequence GTGTCGCACCCTGAATTTCGCAACGTCGCCATCGTGGCGCACGTCGACCACGGCAAGACCACCCTCGTCAACGCCATGCTAGAGCAGTCCGGCGTGTTTGGTGACCACGGCGAGCACGGCGATCGTGTCATGGACTCGGGCGAACTCGAATCCGAGCGCGGCATCACCATCCTGGCCAAGAACACGGCAATCCGCCGCGCCGGGAAGGGCAAGGACGGCCGGGACCTGGTCATCAACGTCATCGATACCCCGGGCCACGCCGATTTCGGCGGCGAGGTCGAGCGCGGCCTGTCCATGGTCGACGGGGTCGTTCTTCTCATTGACGCCTCGGAGGGCCCCCTCCCGCAGACCCGCTTCGTGCTGGGCAAGGCGCTGGAGGCGAAAAAGCCCGTCATCATCTGTGTGAACAAGACCGACCGCCCCGACGCGCGCATCGACGAGGTCGTCGAGGAAGCCCAGGACCTCCTCCTCGAGCTCGGTGCAGGCCTGGAGGACCCGGAGGCGGCCGAGGCCGCCGAGAACCTCCTCGAGCTGCCTGTCCTGTACACCTCCGGTCGCGCCGGCCGCGCCAGCCTGACCAACCCGGGCAACGGGCAGCTGCCCGACAACGACGACCTCCAGCCGCTTTTCGACGTCATCTACGATGTCCTTCCCGAGCCCTCCGCGGACTTGGACGCTCCCTTCCAGGCGCAGGTGACCAACCTCGACTCCTCCTCCTTCCTCGGACGCATTGCGCTCATCCGCGTGTACCGCGGTTCCGTGAAGAAGGGCGACACCGTGGCGTGGGTGCACTACGACGCGGACGGCGAGCAGCAGGTGAAAAACGTCAAGATTGCCGAACTGCTCGTCACCGAGGGCCTCGACCGCGTGCCCGCCACCGGCGAGGTCGTCGCCGGCGACATCGCCGCGGTCTCCGGCATCGGGGAGATCATGATCGGCGACACCCTCGCGGACGTCGACAACGTCGAGGCCCTGCCGCGCATCACGGTCGACGACCCGGCGATCTCGATGACCATCGGTGTCAACACCTCCCCGATGGCGGGGCGCAACGGTGGCGACAAGCTCACCGCCCGGTTGATCAAGGCCCGCCTGGAACAGGAGTTGATCGGTAACGTCTCCATCAAGGTCCTGCCGACGGATCGCCCCGACGCCTGGGAGGTCCAGGGCCGCGGCGAGATGGCACTGACGGTGCTCATCGAGACGATGCGCCGCGAGGGCTTCGAGCTCACCGTGGGCAAGCCGCAGGTGGTGACGAAGGAGGTAGATGGCAAGGTCTACGAGCCTTACGACCACATGATCATCGACGTGCCCGCGGAGCACCAGGGCGCGGTGACCCAGCTTTTGGCCACGCGCAAGGGCCAGATGACCGCGATGAGCAACGCGGGCTCCGGCGACTGGGTGCGCATGGAGTTCGACGTCCCCGCGCGCGGCCTGATCGGCTTCCGCACCACCTTCCTCACGGAAACCCGCGGCGCCGGCATCGCCAACTCCTACTCCATCGAGCACCGCCCGTGGGCGGGCGAGATTAAGGGCCGGCCGACCGGTTCGCTCGTTGCCGACCGTTCCGGCCAGGTCACCGCCTACGCGCTGCAGCAGCTCGCGGACCGCGGCGATTTCTTCGTCGAGCCGGGTGCGGAGACCTACGAGGGGATGGTAGTCGGCGCGAACACTCGCGACGAGGACATGGATATCAATATCACCAAGGAGAAGAAGCTCACCAACATGCGCTCGGCCACGGCCGACGCCACGGTGACGCTGGCCAAGGCCCGCACCCTCTCCCTCGACGAGGCGATCGAGTTCTGCGACGAGGACGAGTGCGTGGAGGTGGCGCCGGAGGCGATGCGCGTGCGCAAGATCATCCTCAACTCCACCGAGCGCGGCCGCGCCCGTTCCCGCGCGAAGCAGATGAACAAGTAA
- the dapC gene encoding succinyldiaminopimelate transaminase produces the protein MPLTDRTPLGRSLPDFPWDTIADVKERAARHPGGLIDLSVGTPVDAVDPAIQLALSENAAAPGYPQTAGTPELRGAIVEALDRRYNVVGLSPESVLPVVGTKEAIAWLPTTLGLRGARVVIPEVAYPTYEVGALIAGCEVVRSDEPVEGAALVYVNSPSNPTGRVRSVGEMRRWVEFARETGAIIASDECYMGLPWSADPVSLLDPRVSGGDNTNLLAIHSLSKTSNMASYRAGFIAGDEALVQELLLVRKHAGLIVPGPVQHAMVAALSQDTQEQLQRLTYANRRAVLLKALIDAGFAVDDSEAGLYLWARREEADARETLSWLADRGILAAPGDFYGPAGARHVRIALTATDAKIKEAADRLLGNGGGERLG, from the coding sequence ATTCCATTGACCGACCGCACACCGCTGGGCCGCAGCCTGCCGGACTTCCCCTGGGACACCATCGCCGACGTGAAGGAGAGGGCTGCACGGCACCCGGGCGGCCTGATCGACCTTTCCGTGGGCACCCCCGTCGACGCCGTCGACCCCGCCATCCAGCTCGCGCTCTCGGAGAACGCCGCCGCCCCGGGCTACCCGCAGACGGCGGGCACTCCCGAGTTGCGCGGCGCCATCGTCGAGGCCCTCGACCGCCGCTACAACGTTGTCGGCCTTTCGCCGGAGTCCGTCCTGCCAGTGGTGGGGACCAAGGAGGCCATCGCCTGGCTGCCGACGACCCTCGGCCTGCGCGGGGCGAGGGTGGTCATCCCGGAGGTCGCGTACCCCACCTACGAGGTCGGGGCACTCATCGCCGGTTGCGAGGTGGTGCGCTCGGACGAGCCCGTCGAGGGGGCCGCGCTGGTGTACGTCAACTCCCCGTCCAACCCGACGGGTCGCGTGCGCTCCGTGGGGGAGATGCGCCGCTGGGTCGAGTTCGCCCGCGAAACCGGCGCGATCATCGCTTCCGACGAGTGCTACATGGGCTTGCCGTGGTCCGCTGACCCCGTTTCCCTGCTCGACCCGCGGGTCAGTGGCGGAGATAACACGAACCTGCTGGCCATCCACTCTTTGTCCAAGACCTCGAACATGGCTTCGTACCGCGCGGGATTCATCGCGGGCGACGAGGCCCTCGTCCAGGAGCTGCTGCTCGTGCGTAAGCACGCCGGGCTCATCGTCCCCGGCCCCGTCCAGCACGCCATGGTCGCGGCCTTGTCCCAGGACACCCAGGAGCAGCTCCAGCGCCTCACCTACGCCAACCGGCGCGCCGTGCTGCTCAAGGCGCTTATCGACGCCGGATTCGCCGTCGACGACTCAGAAGCCGGGCTGTACCTGTGGGCCCGCCGGGAGGAAGCGGACGCCCGGGAGACGCTTTCCTGGCTCGCCGATCGCGGCATCCTCGCAGCTCCCGGAGATTTTTACGGCCCGGCGGGCGCGCGGCACGTGCGCATCGCGCTGACTGCCACGGACGCGAAAATTAAGGAAGCCGCCGACCGGCTTTTGGGGAATGGCGGGGGCGAGCGGCTAGGATAA
- a CDS encoding DUF402 domain-containing protein, which yields MSADLHPVKQETFDTTSNTNTDPKGFLREVDTFRVTDFGLYMARGANHPKFGYLESWLLPELGLRANIFHFREGVQAAQDFYFDVADIDVDGGVWRTRDLYVDLVSLTGNPIDVLDIDELAAATSAGLITAEEAEKAMDVTLNAVEGITRHDDDAMRWLRALGIELTWADRVELAPAS from the coding sequence ATGAGCGCTGACCTTCACCCCGTGAAGCAGGAGACTTTTGACACGACGTCGAACACCAACACAGACCCAAAGGGTTTCCTGCGGGAGGTGGACACCTTCCGGGTGACCGACTTCGGCCTCTACATGGCGCGCGGGGCCAACCACCCCAAGTTCGGTTACCTCGAAAGCTGGCTTTTACCCGAACTGGGCCTGCGCGCCAACATCTTCCACTTCCGCGAGGGTGTCCAAGCCGCGCAGGACTTCTACTTCGATGTCGCCGACATCGACGTCGACGGCGGCGTGTGGCGCACCCGCGACCTGTACGTCGACCTCGTCTCTTTAACCGGCAACCCGATCGACGTCCTCGACATCGACGAGCTCGCCGCCGCCACCTCCGCGGGCCTCATCACAGCGGAGGAAGCCGAAAAGGCCATGGACGTCACCCTCAACGCGGTCGAGGGCATAACGCGTCACGACGACGACGCCATGCGCTGGCTGCGGGCCCTCGGCATCGAGCTCACCTGGGCCGACAGAGTCGAGCTCGCCCCCGCAAGCTAG
- a CDS encoding ABC transporter family substrate-binding protein yields the protein MTPLRPAAAVLAAALLTVGVAGCAASPGPPPLVEETDTETETPTGTVRTRTQVQVGVDPLRNGMNPHLVADESEVVRDVAKLVLPSAFVDGVRDPDVLDAATVLATTPAPDIAMTVRYVIAEEAQWSDGTPITGSDFVYLWRGMASTPGVVDPAGYRAIAQVRVSGDAGKTVDVDFAAPVRDWTSLFDFLLPSHVLSADASDFATALSETIPASAGRFAVSNVDRGRGTLTLNRNDRFWGTSPAHIDILTLASVRETTQLADQLRVGQLAFVDKVPKETTGTVLSLVPDVQTRFVDGPRTLGVTLSVSSPLLSTPEAREELRSLIDVPLLARVAAGRASDLPVATHRPVSEDAPALLPELVGRYHPVRVGADPADLEAAAAARSLVDVLAARGVAAQVVSTDTQSLAGEALPAGVVDVVVGWRTDTGTAPELAGRLYCQPGTHRAGNLSGLCTPETEALADDILAGRLRGTLAETAVAEALDAAAVWVPVLHERRIHGLTDGIVGPSPDLEQWPGGLDTAAQWRLGRPNPDEAPT from the coding sequence ATGACACCCCTGCGCCCCGCCGCGGCGGTCCTTGCCGCGGCCCTCCTCACCGTCGGCGTCGCCGGCTGCGCGGCCTCGCCAGGCCCGCCGCCGCTGGTGGAGGAGACCGACACCGAAACGGAGACCCCCACCGGCACCGTGCGCACCCGCACTCAGGTGCAGGTGGGGGTTGACCCGCTGCGCAACGGCATGAACCCGCACCTCGTGGCGGACGAGTCGGAGGTGGTGCGCGACGTCGCAAAGCTCGTGCTGCCGAGCGCCTTCGTGGACGGGGTGCGAGACCCGGACGTGCTAGACGCGGCGACGGTTCTTGCCACGACGCCCGCGCCGGACATCGCGATGACGGTGCGCTACGTCATCGCCGAGGAAGCGCAGTGGTCCGACGGGACCCCCATCACCGGGAGTGACTTCGTGTACCTGTGGCGCGGGATGGCGTCGACCCCGGGGGTGGTGGACCCGGCGGGCTACAGGGCGATAGCGCAGGTGCGCGTCTCTGGGGACGCGGGCAAGACCGTCGACGTCGACTTCGCAGCCCCGGTGCGTGATTGGACCTCGCTGTTCGACTTTCTTTTGCCCTCCCACGTGCTCTCCGCGGACGCCTCCGATTTCGCCACCGCGCTGAGCGAAACGATCCCGGCTTCTGCGGGGCGCTTCGCCGTCTCCAACGTCGACCGCGGCCGCGGCACGCTGACACTGAACCGCAACGATCGCTTCTGGGGCACTTCTCCCGCGCACATCGACATCCTCACACTCGCCAGCGTGCGCGAAACGACCCAGCTCGCCGACCAGCTGCGCGTGGGGCAGCTGGCCTTCGTGGACAAGGTGCCCAAGGAAACCACGGGCACCGTGCTCTCCCTCGTTCCCGACGTGCAGACGCGCTTCGTCGACGGGCCGCGAACCCTCGGGGTGACGCTCTCGGTCTCCTCACCCTTACTTTCCACCCCCGAGGCGCGTGAGGAGCTTCGCTCGCTTATCGACGTCCCCCTCCTCGCCCGGGTCGCAGCTGGGCGCGCCTCGGACCTGCCCGTGGCCACGCACCGCCCCGTTTCCGAGGACGCCCCGGCGCTTTTGCCCGAGCTCGTGGGCAGGTACCACCCCGTGCGCGTCGGCGCCGACCCGGCCGACCTCGAGGCCGCGGCCGCCGCCCGCTCGCTCGTCGACGTGCTCGCCGCGCGCGGAGTGGCCGCGCAGGTCGTCTCCACCGACACGCAGAGCCTCGCGGGGGAGGCGCTTCCCGCTGGCGTCGTCGACGTCGTCGTGGGCTGGAGGACAGACACCGGCACCGCGCCCGAGCTAGCCGGGCGCCTGTACTGCCAGCCGGGGACGCACCGGGCGGGAAACCTCTCGGGGCTGTGCACACCGGAGACGGAGGCCCTGGCGGACGACATCCTCGCCGGCAGGCTCCGCGGCACGCTGGCAGAGACCGCCGTGGCGGAGGCGCTCGACGCCGCCGCGGTCTGGGTCCCGGTGCTCCACGAGCGGCGTATCCACGGACTGACGGACGGTATCGTAGGCCCGTCGCCTGACCTCGAGCAGTGGCCCGGGGGCCTGGACACGGCGGCGCAGTGGCGCCTCGGCCGCCCCAACCCGGACGAGGCGCCCACCTAG
- the dapD gene encoding 2,3,4,5-tetrahydropyridine-2,6-dicarboxylate N-succinyltransferase, producing MTSAIARGIATVTYDGTVLDVWFPAPKLGEPVSHNGTERLEEPDARFAHLVGPDEDRGVARVAVETSIADLDEPAIDTYDVYLRLHLLSHRLVAPHGANMDGVFGLLANVVWTNYGPCAVSDFQMTRARLAARGPVVVFSVDKFPRMVDYVVPSGVRIGDADRVRLGAHLAEGTTVMHEGFVNFNAGTLGASMVEGRISAGVTVGDGTDIGGGASIMGTLSGGGKETIVLGERCLLGANAGVGISLGDDCIVEAGLYVTAGTKVTLTAQVAEALGHDAGATVKALELSGASGLQFRRNSLTGAVEAVAAKGIELNEDLHKN from the coding sequence ATGACTTCAGCGATCGCTCGTGGCATTGCCACTGTTACTTACGACGGTACTGTCCTCGACGTCTGGTTCCCGGCCCCGAAGCTGGGCGAACCTGTCTCCCACAACGGCACCGAACGGCTGGAGGAGCCGGACGCCCGCTTCGCCCACCTCGTCGGCCCCGACGAGGACCGCGGCGTGGCCCGCGTGGCAGTGGAAACCTCCATCGCGGACCTTGACGAGCCCGCGATCGACACCTACGACGTCTACCTGCGCCTCCACCTGCTCTCCCACCGCCTGGTCGCCCCCCACGGGGCGAACATGGACGGCGTTTTCGGCCTTCTGGCCAACGTGGTGTGGACCAACTACGGGCCGTGTGCCGTCTCCGACTTCCAGATGACTCGCGCCCGCCTGGCCGCGCGCGGCCCGGTCGTGGTCTTCTCCGTGGACAAGTTCCCCCGCATGGTCGACTACGTGGTGCCCTCCGGCGTGCGCATCGGCGACGCCGACCGCGTCCGCCTCGGCGCGCACCTCGCCGAGGGCACAACCGTTATGCACGAGGGTTTTGTCAACTTCAACGCGGGCACCCTCGGAGCCTCCATGGTCGAGGGCCGCATCTCCGCCGGCGTCACCGTGGGCGACGGCACCGACATCGGCGGCGGCGCCTCCATCATGGGCACCCTCTCCGGCGGCGGCAAGGAAACCATTGTCCTCGGCGAACGTTGCCTCCTCGGCGCCAACGCGGGCGTGGGCATTTCGCTTGGCGACGACTGCATTGTCGAAGCCGGCCTCTACGTCACCGCCGGCACTAAGGTCACGCTCACGGCCCAGGTCGCGGAGGCCCTCGGCCACGACGCCGGCGCCACCGTCAAAGCCCTCGAGCTCTCCGGCGCCAGCGGCCTGCAGTTCCGCCGCAACTCCCTGACTGGCGCCGTCGAGGCAGTCGCCGCCAAGGGCATCGAGCTCAACGAGGACCTGCACAAGAACTAG
- a CDS encoding dipeptide ABC transporter ATP-binding protein: MSEKVLNEEPLLEIEDLKITFESTTGTVEAVRDFDLTVYPGQSVAIVGESGSGKSTAAMSILGLLPGTGKVTHGSIKLEGEELTALSEKEWRDIRGSRIGLVPQDPMSNLNPVWRVGTQVEEALRANNVVEGSQRHERVMQVLEEAGLPDAERRAKQFPHEFSGGMRQRALIAIGLAARPKLLIADEPTSALDVTVQKKILDHLDGLTEELGTALLFITHDLGLAAERADFLVVMHRGRIVEKGPSLKILRHPRHPYTQRLVKAAPSLASARIQSAKAKGLHTSEALAHEASGSEVVVGVKNLVKEFDVRGQRGAKKTLRAVDDVTFDLRRGSTLALVGESGSGKSTVANMVLSLLEPTSGRVEFEGRDVSSLKGRELFDMRRKMQVVFQNPYGSLDPMYSIYRCIEEPLTLHKVGNRKQREERVAELLDMVQMPRSAMRRYPNELSGGQRQRIAIARAMALRPEVIVLDEAVSALDVLVQNQILTLLTGLQEELKLSYLFITHDLAVVRQTADDIVVMRQGQVVEQGSADAVFGAPQHEYTKNLINSVPGLNIELGTGEELGIDLG, translated from the coding sequence ATGAGTGAGAAAGTGTTGAACGAAGAGCCCCTGCTCGAGATCGAGGACCTGAAGATCACCTTCGAGTCCACCACAGGAACCGTCGAGGCCGTGCGCGACTTCGACCTCACCGTTTACCCCGGCCAGTCCGTCGCCATCGTCGGCGAATCCGGCTCCGGCAAGTCGACGGCCGCGATGTCCATCCTCGGGCTTTTGCCCGGCACCGGGAAAGTCACCCACGGTTCGATCAAGCTCGAGGGCGAAGAACTTACGGCCCTGAGCGAGAAGGAGTGGCGTGATATTCGCGGCAGCAGGATCGGGCTGGTGCCGCAGGATCCGATGAGCAACCTGAACCCGGTGTGGCGCGTTGGCACGCAGGTGGAGGAGGCGCTGCGCGCGAATAACGTCGTGGAGGGCTCGCAGCGCCACGAGCGCGTGATGCAGGTGCTGGAGGAGGCGGGGCTGCCGGATGCGGAGCGCCGCGCGAAACAGTTCCCCCACGAGTTCTCCGGCGGTATGCGCCAGCGCGCGCTCATCGCCATCGGGTTGGCGGCGCGCCCGAAGCTGCTCATCGCCGACGAGCCGACGTCCGCGCTCGACGTGACGGTGCAGAAGAAGATCCTGGACCACCTCGACGGGCTCACCGAGGAACTGGGAACCGCACTGCTGTTCATCACCCACGACCTTGGGCTGGCAGCCGAGCGCGCTGATTTCCTCGTGGTCATGCACCGCGGGCGCATCGTGGAAAAGGGCCCGAGCCTGAAAATCCTGCGCCACCCGCGCCACCCGTACACCCAACGCCTCGTGAAGGCGGCGCCCTCGCTGGCCTCGGCGCGCATCCAGTCGGCGAAGGCGAAAGGGTTGCACACCTCCGAGGCTCTCGCCCACGAGGCCTCCGGCTCTGAGGTGGTCGTGGGTGTGAAGAACCTGGTCAAGGAGTTCGACGTGCGCGGCCAGCGCGGCGCCAAAAAGACCCTGCGCGCGGTTGATGACGTCACATTCGACCTGCGCCGCGGATCGACGCTGGCCCTCGTGGGGGAGTCCGGCTCGGGTAAATCCACGGTGGCGAACATGGTGCTCTCGCTGCTCGAGCCCACCAGCGGCCGTGTTGAGTTCGAGGGCCGCGACGTCTCCTCGCTGAAGGGCCGCGAGCTTTTTGACATGCGCCGCAAGATGCAGGTGGTGTTCCAGAACCCCTACGGCTCCCTCGACCCGATGTACTCCATTTACCGCTGCATCGAGGAGCCGCTGACTCTGCATAAGGTGGGCAACCGCAAGCAGCGCGAGGAGCGCGTCGCGGAGCTTTTGGACATGGTCCAGATGCCGCGCTCGGCCATGCGCCGCTACCCGAACGAGCTCTCCGGCGGGCAGCGCCAGCGCATCGCCATTGCCCGCGCGATGGCGCTGCGCCCGGAGGTCATCGTCCTCGACGAGGCTGTCTCGGCGCTCGACGTGCTGGTGCAGAACCAGATCCTCACCCTGCTGACCGGGCTGCAGGAGGAACTGAAGTTGTCCTACCTGTTCATCACCCACGACCTCGCCGTCGTGCGCCAGACCGCGGACGACATCGTGGTCATGCGCCAGGGCCAAGTCGTGGAGCAGGGCTCGGCCGATGCGGTCTTCGGCGCGCCCCAGCACGAGTACACGAAGAACCTGATCAACTCGGTGCCCGGTCTCAACATAGAGCTCGGCACGGGAGAGGAGCTGGGTATCGACTTGGGTTAG
- the fdxA gene encoding ferredoxin, with protein sequence MTYVIAQPCVDVMDRGCVEECPVDCIYEGKRMLYIHPDECVDCGACEPACPVEAIFYEDDTPDEWSEYYDANVGFFDELGSPGGAAKTGPQDFDHPFVAALPPQNQD encoded by the coding sequence ATGACTTACGTGATTGCCCAGCCCTGTGTGGATGTTATGGACCGCGGCTGTGTAGAAGAGTGCCCCGTCGACTGCATCTACGAAGGCAAGCGCATGCTTTACATTCACCCGGATGAGTGCGTCGACTGCGGCGCCTGCGAGCCCGCCTGCCCCGTTGAAGCGATTTTCTACGAGGACGACACGCCGGACGAGTGGAGCGAGTACTACGACGCGAACGTCGGCTTCTTCGACGAGCTCGGTTCCCCGGGTGGCGCCGCCAAGACCGGCCCGCAGGACTTCGACCACCCCTTTGTCGCCGCGCTGCCGCCCCAGAACCAGGACTAG